One Nicotiana tomentosiformis chromosome 4, ASM39032v3, whole genome shotgun sequence genomic window carries:
- the LOC138910315 gene encoding uncharacterized protein has translation MRSLSEEENEGSEDTYDNVALASFIKSRSSQATPQESTSKRLITRLQKKEEFESVLRKSKKEKKKRILVKDRKVVNEKVVPPALVVVVDDEVEDEPGSLVRKSSKKLTVPKSNRESSVSEIDLSKVEGEKSYEKVAEKFGEELVEQMSEKSGEKRKSTRKSVKRKASASEELGTSKRAKVDATQDAGREN, from the coding sequence ATGCGATCTCTGTCTGAGGAGGAAAATGAAGGGAGTGAAGATACCTATGACAATGTGGCTCTTGCGAGCTTCATCAAGTCTAGGAGTAGTCAGGCAACTCCCCAAGAGTCAACTTCTAAGAGACTTATCACTAGGTTGCAGAAAAAGGAAGAATTTGAGTCAGTtttaaggaaaagcaaaaaggaaaagaagaagaggatATTGGTGAAAGATAGAAAGGTTGTAAATGAGAAGGTAGTGCCTCCTGCACTAGtcgttgttgttgatgatgaggtagAAGATGAACCTGGTTCCTTGGTTCGTAAGTCCTCAAAGAAACTTACCGTTCCAAAGTCCAACAGAGAGTCATCTGTGAGTGAAATTGACTTGAGCAAGGTTGAGGGTGAAAAATCTTATGAGAAAGTAGCTGAGAAATTTGGTGAAGAGTTGGTTGAACAAATGTCTGAGAAATCTGGTGAGAAAAGAAAAAGTACAAGAAAATCAGTGAAAAGGAAGGCTAGTGCTAGTGAAGAACTCGGTACCTCCAAAAGGGCCAAGGTTGATGCAACCCAGGATGCTGGAAGGGAAAACTGA